Genomic DNA from Chloroflexota bacterium:
CCCGGGGAACCGCTCTAGCGATCCCCCTGCAACAGGTGCGCGTATTTCAGCCCGCTCCCGGTCAGGAAAAGTACCACCCGCTCATCGGGGGCGATCCATCCCTGAGCGAGCAGATGCCGGAGGGCGGCCAGGGTGGCGGCGGCCTCCGGAGCGACGAACAGCCCCTCCACGCGACCGATCTCCCACAACGCATCCAGGATCTCCTCGTCCGAGACGGCGATGGCCGTCCCGTCGCTCTCCCGAAGCGCCCGCAGGATGAGGAAATCGCCGATGGCCGATGGGACCCGCAGCCCGGCGGCGATGGTCGCCGCATGAGGCCAGGGTTCGGCCGTCTCCCGCCCGGCCTCGAAGGCCCGCACGATGGGGGCGCATCCGGCGCTCTGCACGCTCACCATGCGCGGGCGCTCCGGCCCGATCCAGCCCAGCGCCTCCATCTCCTGGAACGCCTTCCACATGCCGACGATCCCGGTCCCCCCGCCGGTGGGATAGATGATCACGTCGGGCAGGGTCCAGCCGAGCTGCTCGGCCAACTCGTACCCCATCGTCTTCTTTCCCTCCACCCGATACGGCTCACGCAGGGTTGAGACATCGAACCAGCGCCCTTCGGCAGCTCCCTCGCGCACATACCGGGCGCAGTCGGTGATCAGGCCGTCCACCAGCGTGACCTCGGCTCCTAGCGCTCGCATCTCCGTCACGAAAAGCGGAGGCGCATCACTGGGCAGGAAGATGTGAGCCGGCAATCCGGCGCGGGCGGCATAGGCGGCCAGGGCGCTGCCCGCGTTCCCCGCGCTGGGGATGGCCAGGGCCTCGACACCCAACTCGGCGGCGCGAGCGACGGCCAGGCACAGCCCCCGAGCCTTGAAGGAAGCGGTCGGGTTGGCGCTCTCATCCTTGGCATACAGGTTGGCCAATCCCAGCTCAGCCCCCAACCGCTCCAGCCGCAACAGGGGCGTGAACCCCTCCCCCAGGGTCAGCTGGTAGGCGGGATCCCGCACCGGCAACATCTCGGCGTACCGCCACAGCGTCGCCGGCCGATCCTGCAGCGCATCGACCGGGAATCCGGCGCAGGCCGCCGCCAGATCGTATCGGGCCAGCAACGGCCGTTCACAGGCCGGGCAGACGTTCCAGAGCCGATCCGCGTGATAGCTGGCCCCACACCACGAGCATTCCAGATGCGTCAAATAGGTCCGCATGCCCCACCATCCTCACCGCAGGATCACCCCGCCCGCTTTCGCCGGGCGATCAGGGCGCCGGCATCCCATTCTGCTGCGCCCACACCGGCTGCGTCCACGCCGATCGCCCTTCGAAGTCAACCACCTCGATCCGGAAGTACTCCTGACGCGGGTGCAACGTCACGGTCACCTCGGTGATCGGCTTCCCATCCCAGGCATGCACGGCGTTGGGACAATAGTTGTAGCCCCCGGTCACGTACACCGAGCGGGCAGGCGAGCACCGCACGGTCACATCACGTCCGTCCAGCGTCACATCATGGATCTCCGGCCCCATGCTGGCGTAGAAGGCCCCCGCCCGCAGCGCGTCCAGGATGGCCCTCGGCTCGTTCTCAGCCGTCCGCACCACCACCCATCCCTTCCCGTGATCCGGATAACGCCAGTGACAATCGTCCACGGCGAGGCCCCAGATGCGCTGGCCGCGTCGGAGCAACAGATCCCAGTGGACCAGCGAGTGCCCCTTCTGGATCTCCAGCCAACAGCCGGTGTTGAAGATCTCGATGCCCACGTGCCCATGCAGCGGGCGCAGGTCCTCCAGGGAATGATCGTGCCAGTACGGGTGGGCGATAAAGGCCAGCCCACCGGCCGCGTTGACCGCGTCGATGACCGCCTGCGGGTCCTCGCCGACGGCGATCGGCATCTCCGTGATCCCCAGGGCCACCACGTGATAGCCGACGTCGCCGCGCTGAGCGCTGATCTCCACGCCGGGGATCAGCGTGATGGGCGAGCCATCCACCGGCGGCGTGACCTGGTTGTGATCCGTGATGGCCAGGAAATCGTGGCCCTGTCCGGCGAACCAGTCGACGGCCTCGGCGGGGCTTACGCGACCATCGGAGGCCGTCGTATGCGTGTGCAGGTTCCCCTTCAGCCACACGCCCGGCTGGCCGAACGGAGGAATGGATGGCATGGATCACCTCCCAGCTCTTTGCAGTTCGCAGGGGCACACGGCCGCGTGCCCCAGGGGAAGCCCCTCCGAGCCACCCCAGAGATGCGGGGCCACGCTTCCGTATCGCTTAACTTGATACCTAATGAGGGCACACAGTCGCGTGCCCCCATCGTGCGATCGAGGCAACGCAGGCGTTACCCCGACATCACCCGAGGCGCAACCGCAACGTCCGGATCTGATATGGCGTGATATACAACGTGACGGCGTGGCCGTCAACCACGTCCAGCTCCGCCTCGTTCCGCTCGATGAGGTCGGTCTCCCACGCGGCCTCGATCGGCCGGCTGCATCGCAGCGTCACCGGCCCGCGCTGACGGTAGCACTCGTACAGGCGCAGGATCACGCCGTCCCCATCCTCGGCCTGCTTCACCGTCTCCAGGATGACGTTGGGCGCGTCGACCTGGAACAGGCTGTAGGCCAGGGGGAGTTCCCCACCCTGGCCGGTGAACGGTCGGACCACCAGGGGATCGTTCAGCTCGTAGCCGGCGCGCACCGTGCCGTTCCGCCAATCGCCGGAATGCGGGAACAGGGCATAGGTGAACTCATGCTGCCCCTCGTCCGCGTGGGGATCGGGGAAGTTGGGAGAGCGGAGCAGCGACAGCCGCAGCACGTTGTCCCGTACATCGTTTCCGTACTTGCAATCGTTCAACAGGGAGACGCCGTAATCGCCCTCGGACAGATCGGCCCACTTGTGCACGGCCGTCTCAAAGCGGGCCCAATCCCACGACGTGTTGCGATGGGTCGGTCGCTCCACGTTGCCGAACTGGATGTCGAACGTGGCTCGCGGTGAGAGGACATCCACCGGGAAGGCGACCTTGAGCAGAATGTCCTTCTCCCGCCAGTCCACTCGGGTGTGGAACTCCAGGCGGCGGCTATCGGCGTCCAGCGAGATGCGCTGCTCGATGGCGGAGTTCAGCAGCTTCAACCGCACGCGCAGCGTCTGGCGCAGCGGCCCTGCCTCGATCCGCTCGATCTCACCCGGTTCCTCCACCGTCCACATCTTGTCATCGAAGTAGACCTCCACATCCCACGCGGGCCAGTTCATCGGCTTGTCCTGGAAGGCCTGGAACTGGTTGGCGACGGCGCCCTCCGGCAGCACCTCCCGGTTGTGGTCCTTGTCGAACAGCCGGACGAGCTCACCCTTCTCGTTGAACTCCGCCCGGAGATGGGTGTTCTCCAGCACCAGCGGCTCCGCCGGGGCCGACGCCTCCCCCTCCTCCGGCGGCGCGTCCACGATCTTGTACACGCGATAGCCGGTGGCCGGGACATGCGCCTGGAAGAGGATGCGGTCGCCCGATCGCTGCATGGGCGCCAGCGCGTCGGTCTCCGCGTCGGCCACCGCCTTGCCCTCCGGCACCCAATCCGCGGGCACGTCGATGATCCCCCGCCGATCCCAGCCCAGCGCGTTGTAAACCAACAGCCCCGGCCGCCCGGCGGAGAGGCTCGTCGCCGCCGCGATGCGATCCAGCGCCTCGCGCAGCGCCAGCCGCCCGATGGATAACACCTGCTCGTACTCCCGGGTGCTGTCCTCGTACACCTCGTGGATGGAGGAGCCCGGGATGATGTCGTGGAACTGATTGCGACAGATGATGGTCCACGCCTCGGTGAAGTCCGCTGCCGGATAGGTCGCGCCCAACAGCGCGGCGCCCACCGCGGCCAGCTCCGCCTGGTGCATGAGCACCTCGCACTTGCGGTTGTATCGCTTATTGCGGGCCTGAGAGGTCAGCGTGCCCCGATGGTATTCCAGATACAGCTCCCCGTTCCACGTGGGCAGGTCCCGAGCGTTGCGCTCCAAACTGCGGAAGAACTCCTCCACGCTGCCCTGGCGCACCTGCGGCGTGCCGGGCACGGCGGCCAGGGCGCGGGCCCGCTCGATCATCTCCAGGGTGGGGCCGCCGCCGCCGTCGCCGAACCCATAGGCGGTCAGCAGCTCGTCGTGGTGCTCCTTCTGCTGGTAATTCTCCCAGGTGCCGATCGCCTGCTCGCCGGTCATCATGGCATTGTAGGTGGAAGCGTAGGCGCCGGGATCCGGCGTGGTGATGAAGTGGGTCAACACCCGGGTGCCATCCAGGCCCTGCCACCAGAAGGAGTCATAGGGCAGGCGATTGTACTGGCTCCAGCCGATCTTGATGGTCATGAAGTAGTCGAGGCCCGCCCGCTTGATGAGCTGGGGCAGCGCCCAGGCGTAGCCGAACACGTCGGGCAGCCACAGGACGGGGCTGTCCTCCCGGCCGAACTCCCGCTGGAAGAAGCGCCGGCCCAGGAGGAACTGTCGGGCCAGCGACTCAGCGCCGGAGATGTTGCAGTCCGCCTCCACCCACATGCCGCCGATGAGCTCCCAACGTCCCTCCGCCACCCGCTGTTTGATCTGCTCGTACAGGTGCGGGTAGTCCTCCTTGACGTACTGATAGAGCTGGGGCTGCGACTGGGTGAAGTGGAACTCCGGGTATTGCTCCATGAGGCGAAGCATGGTGGCGAAGGTGTGCGCCGCCTTCTCCCGCACCCGCTCCAGGGTCCACAGCCAGGCCACGTCGATGTGTGCGTGGCCGGTGGCCACGATCTTGACGGGCATCGGATCGTATCGGGCGAGGCCGGCCTGCAGCGCCTCCCATGCGGCGGCCACCGATCCGTAGAAGTCGCCGTTGACGCGGAAGTCCAGGAGCTGGAAGGCGTCGTCCAGGGCGTTGAGGATGGCGTGGCGGGCGAAATCGTTCTCGTCCATGGCGCGGGCGGCCTGCAGCGCGGCCTCCGCCGTGTGATAAAACCGCCGCGTGGCCATGTCCACCGTCACCAACTCGACGCCCTGGAAGATCTGCTCGAAGGGCCAGGTGGGGTTCCAGCGATGCATGGTACACCAGGCGTGCAAAGCCAAATCGAATCGCTCTCCGCCCTGCGCCGACTCGGCCAGCAACAGCTCCTTGTGATTGCGATCGATGCCCTGCACGGCCACGCCGTTCAGATAGGCCAGGGCTTCGGAGTGCACGGGCGCCATCGGATGGCTGAGGGCAACATGCGCAGCCACCCGCTGCCCGGCCCACTCCTCCGGGATGCGAAGCTCCGCCCGGAACCAGCGCCACTGATCCCAGCCGCCCCACATTTGCCCGTGCTCAATGATGGGCCAGGACGACGCATCGGCAGCGGCGCCATCCAGCAGATCCTCCGGGCTGATGCGCACGGTGACCGGCCTGCGCTCCCGGTAGATGCGCGCCTCCACGTCACGCAGCAGGCGCTCCAGTTTCTCCACGGTGAATCGGATACGATGTTTGCCCATTCGTCACCTCTATTATTGCGGTGTTACGTATTGCGTGTTGCGTATTGCGTACCGCGTATTGCGTTACGTGTTACGCTCCCCGCCCGACGTCTATCGTCACCACCAACCCGATGTGATCCGACGGGAACTCCCCGTCCTGGTCCGGCTGATCCGCCACCGGCTCAATAGCTCTCAGGTAGGGCACAAGCTCCGGGCTGGCCCAGGCGTAATCGATGCGCTGCCACGGCCCATCGGATCGATAGGTGTACCCGGGCTCGCGCGGCCTCAGCGCGGCCCACACATCTGTCCAGCCGGCATCGCGCAGCATCGCCATGGGCGCCTGATCCGGCAGCTCGTTCAGGTCTCCCACCAGCAGGCGAGGACCGGAAAACCGGTTCAGATAGGAAAGGGCCTCCCGCACGTTGCAAACCCGGGCCGCCCGGCTGAGTGATAGATGGGTATTGAAGAGGTGGAACAAGCCGTCCGGCAACTCGAAATGCGCGTGCAGCACGATCCGCTGGTGTCGATCCTCCGGATCATCCGAATCCCGGGAGAGGCACACCCAATCACGGCCGGCGAAGGGGATCCGGGACAGGAAGGCCAGCCCCTCCCACGCTCCAGTGGGGTAATACATGGCGGGCTGGAAGGCCAGGTGCGGGTACTCGGGGAGCCGGGCGGCGATCTGTTGCGCCTGGTTCAGCCGCTGCCCATCATCGTCCCGCTCATCCCGTTCGGGATCGCTCCGGATCTCCTGAAAGGCCACCACGTCGGGGGCCGCCGCGCGCACCGCCTGGACGATGAGCTCCCGGCGTCGCGGCCAGGGCTCGTTGTAGTTCCAGATGTTCAGGCTCATCACACGCATGGAGTTCTCCAGCACGAGAGTTCAAGGTGGACCGGCACCGGCGCTCCATCGCCAGCGGCCGGCGAGGCGGCGACAGGATACCATGACCGCAAACAGGGAGCAAGTACAGATCCGATGACACACGGCCGGAGGCTTTGCCCGGAGGGTAGGCCTATGCTATAATCGCGCCAGCATCGTATAGGAGTGCTGCGAATGGCGAAGCGCCGCCGCCGAAGCGCGGTGAGTCGATGGCAACAGTGGGTGTTCTGGGGGATCAGCCTTCTGGTGGTGCTGAGCATGATCCTGGCGTACGTGCTGACGGGTTCGCCACCTCCGCCGCCACCTACGCCGACCCCCACGCCCATTGTCCAGGCACCGTAATCGAAGAGGCTGGTCCGCCCCACGCGGCCGATCGCCGCGCGGGCTCACGCGGTGTACGAGATGATCTTTCGTCGCCTGTGCGATCTTCCACAGGCGACGAATTTTTGGGCTCGCCCTCCCGATAGAAACGCCCATGACACAAGACGAACGAATCGGCCTCCTCTGGGGCGCCCTCGCTGTGGTCTTCTTCTCCACAAGCCCCGTGCTCACCCGGTGGGCGGCCCCGCTCTCCCCCTACGAGATCACCGCGTGGCGCCTCGGCGTGGCCGCCTGCGCTGTGATCGGGCTGGCCCGCCTGAACCGGCAATCGCTGAGGCTGCCCAGGGAGGATTGGCGCCGATTCCTGGCGTTTGGCCTGGTGACCGCGCTCCATTTCCTGTTCTATATCGCCTCCCTGAGCTTCACCACCATCGCGCACTCGTTGGCCCTGGTCTACACGGCGCCCATCTTCGTCACCATCGCCTCGGCCTGGTTCCTGCGCGAGCCGATCCCACGGCGCAAGTGGGTGGGCGTCATCATCGTCGTGCTGGGGGTCGCCGTCCTGGTCGGGTTTGAGCCCCAGATGAGCCGCCGCATGTTTATCGGGGACCTGCTCGCGCTGGGCTCGGCCATCACGTTTGGGCTATACTCCGTGGCCGGACGCTCGCAACGCACCCAATACCCGCTGTTCACCTACGCGAGCGCGGTGTACGGGCTGGCCGCCTTCTGGATGCTGCCGGCCGCGGCGTTGACCTTCACGCCCTCCGGCTACGGGGGGCGCCAGATCATCTCCCTCATCGCGCTGGGGATCTTCCCGCTGGGCTTCGGCCACACCCTTTACAACGCCGCCCTACGACGCACCCATGCCACTTATGTAAATCTCATCGCCACCCAGGAGGTGACCGGCGGCATCCTTTTGGGCGTGCTGTTGCTGCGCGAGATCCCCAGCCTGAACGCCATCGTCGGCGCGATCGTGACGCTGATCGGCATCGCATTCGTCATCGTGTAAGCAGGAGGAGGGGAACATGACGGGATTCCAGCTCGCCTCCATCGCGGCGATCATCTTCTCGGGCCTGTGCCTGGTGATCGGCTTCGTATGGATCATGGCCGGCCGGGCGAAGTGGCAACGTGACGACCAGGCC
This window encodes:
- a CDS encoding threonine synthase, yielding MRTYLTHLECSWCGASYHADRLWNVCPACERPLLARYDLAAACAGFPVDALQDRPATLWRYAEMLPVRDPAYQLTLGEGFTPLLRLERLGAELGLANLYAKDESANPTASFKARGLCLAVARAAELGVEALAIPSAGNAGSALAAYAARAGLPAHIFLPSDAPPLFVTEMRALGAEVTLVDGLITDCARYVREGAAEGRWFDVSTLREPYRVEGKKTMGYELAEQLGWTLPDVIIYPTGGGTGIVGMWKAFQEMEALGWIGPERPRMVSVQSAGCAPIVRAFEAGRETAEPWPHAATIAAGLRVPSAIGDFLILRALRESDGTAIAVSDEEILDALWEIGRVEGLFVAPEAAATLAALRHLLAQGWIAPDERVVLFLTGSGLKYAHLLQGDR
- a CDS encoding CehA/McbA family metallohydrolase encodes the protein MPSIPPFGQPGVWLKGNLHTHTTASDGRVSPAEAVDWFAGQGHDFLAITDHNQVTPPVDGSPITLIPGVEISAQRGDVGYHVVALGITEMPIAVGEDPQAVIDAVNAAGGLAFIAHPYWHDHSLEDLRPLHGHVGIEIFNTGCWLEIQKGHSLVHWDLLLRRGQRIWGLAVDDCHWRYPDHGKGWVVVRTAENEPRAILDALRAGAFYASMGPEIHDVTLDGRDVTVRCSPARSVYVTGGYNYCPNAVHAWDGKPITEVTVTLHPRQEYFRIEVVDFEGRSAWTQPVWAQQNGMPAP
- a CDS encoding alpha-mannosidase — encoded protein: MGKHRIRFTVEKLERLLRDVEARIYRERRPVTVRISPEDLLDGAAADASSWPIIEHGQMWGGWDQWRWFRAELRIPEEWAGQRVAAHVALSHPMAPVHSEALAYLNGVAVQGIDRNHKELLLAESAQGGERFDLALHAWCTMHRWNPTWPFEQIFQGVELVTVDMATRRFYHTAEAALQAARAMDENDFARHAILNALDDAFQLLDFRVNGDFYGSVAAAWEALQAGLARYDPMPVKIVATGHAHIDVAWLWTLERVREKAAHTFATMLRLMEQYPEFHFTQSQPQLYQYVKEDYPHLYEQIKQRVAEGRWELIGGMWVEADCNISGAESLARQFLLGRRFFQREFGREDSPVLWLPDVFGYAWALPQLIKRAGLDYFMTIKIGWSQYNRLPYDSFWWQGLDGTRVLTHFITTPDPGAYASTYNAMMTGEQAIGTWENYQQKEHHDELLTAYGFGDGGGGPTLEMIERARALAAVPGTPQVRQGSVEEFFRSLERNARDLPTWNGELYLEYHRGTLTSQARNKRYNRKCEVLMHQAELAAVGAALLGATYPAADFTEAWTIICRNQFHDIIPGSSIHEVYEDSTREYEQVLSIGRLALREALDRIAAATSLSAGRPGLLVYNALGWDRRGIIDVPADWVPEGKAVADAETDALAPMQRSGDRILFQAHVPATGYRVYKIVDAPPEEGEASAPAEPLVLENTHLRAEFNEKGELVRLFDKDHNREVLPEGAVANQFQAFQDKPMNWPAWDVEVYFDDKMWTVEEPGEIERIEAGPLRQTLRVRLKLLNSAIEQRISLDADSRRLEFHTRVDWREKDILLKVAFPVDVLSPRATFDIQFGNVERPTHRNTSWDWARFETAVHKWADLSEGDYGVSLLNDCKYGNDVRDNVLRLSLLRSPNFPDPHADEGQHEFTYALFPHSGDWRNGTVRAGYELNDPLVVRPFTGQGGELPLAYSLFQVDAPNVILETVKQAEDGDGVILRLYECYRQRGPVTLRCSRPIEAAWETDLIERNEAELDVVDGHAVTLYITPYQIRTLRLRLG
- a CDS encoding DMT family transporter produces the protein MTQDERIGLLWGALAVVFFSTSPVLTRWAAPLSPYEITAWRLGVAACAVIGLARLNRQSLRLPREDWRRFLAFGLVTALHFLFYIASLSFTTIAHSLALVYTAPIFVTIASAWFLREPIPRRKWVGVIIVVLGVAVLVGFEPQMSRRMFIGDLLALGSAITFGLYSVAGRSQRTQYPLFTYASAVYGLAAFWMLPAAALTFTPSGYGGRQIISLIALGIFPLGFGHTLYNAALRRTHATYVNLIATQEVTGGILLGVLLLREIPSLNAIVGAIVTLIGIAFVIV